One stretch of Geoalkalibacter ferrihydriticus DSM 17813 DNA includes these proteins:
- a CDS encoding B12-binding domain-containing radical SAM protein, whose product MKVSLVFPPFHHPALYNLPPLGLINLATAARQAGHEAVIVDQILGLREGDLPRGRGLYQACAEQIAAERPEVVAFGAQCTTYPPTLRIAQELRRLLPQTRIVVGGHNASFVAQETLNGFPWIDAVVRGEGELTFVELLDAWGRDVDPRSVAGLSWRDQGTLVDNPARALLDDLNTLPLPDYTLAPSLERYRRACGLSRSIAILEVGRGCPHQCVYCSESALWQRRCRTFAVERLIEEMRRLRDGQGAECFLLAYDQFTADRRFVEDFCHNVIDAGLNRLGWYCISRLDTVDADLLRLMRAAGAESLCYGIDSGSARTLAFIRKQVDVTQLSSRVRETTAAGLVPTLSFVVGFPEEEREDIDATLTLALHTGIDGNSNPLMQIPTMLPGTELHARYGAHLVREVDSYFAQGIEFDDDCRLAEDEALINSAPRLFSSFYNLPCQGMDLTELERIAAEFPLIVNLYPKSFRILIEALEISPSLLFRRFCLWLEDCDGPCRLTPAVCFQSFPAFAQSLLGAVPAAWQHVFAMVAYETHAIEVARPGSPAAVGNADVSGVSAWRPLLRSDVLLAGFAFDLPRIVADLRAGRVQPDYPQDDSVLVFRHNEGLLEVSAINTFGHDLLTQCDGRTDFAEIARRLYRLHGGARDPQEFSVLCRESLRQLEDMQLLSAQLNP is encoded by the coding sequence ATGAAGGTTTCCCTGGTATTTCCGCCATTTCATCATCCCGCCCTCTATAATCTGCCGCCCCTGGGTCTGATCAATCTGGCCACGGCGGCGCGCCAGGCGGGTCACGAGGCGGTGATCGTCGACCAGATTCTCGGCTTGCGCGAAGGCGACCTGCCCAGAGGCCGTGGGCTCTATCAGGCCTGCGCCGAGCAGATCGCCGCCGAGCGTCCCGAGGTGGTGGCGTTCGGTGCCCAGTGCACCACCTATCCTCCAACGCTGCGCATTGCCCAGGAACTGCGGCGCCTCCTGCCACAGACGCGGATCGTTGTGGGCGGACACAACGCCTCCTTCGTCGCTCAAGAAACTTTGAACGGATTTCCCTGGATCGATGCCGTGGTGCGCGGCGAGGGGGAGCTCACCTTTGTCGAGCTGCTTGACGCCTGGGGGCGTGACGTTGATCCGCGCTCGGTGGCGGGACTGAGTTGGCGCGATCAGGGCACTCTGGTTGACAATCCCGCGCGCGCCCTGCTCGATGATCTCAACACCCTGCCCCTGCCCGATTATACTCTGGCGCCGTCACTGGAACGCTACCGGCGCGCGTGTGGCCTGTCGCGCTCCATCGCCATTCTCGAGGTCGGTCGCGGCTGCCCCCATCAATGTGTCTACTGTTCCGAATCGGCCCTGTGGCAGCGTCGCTGCCGCACCTTTGCGGTAGAGCGGCTGATTGAGGAGATGAGGCGCCTGCGCGACGGGCAGGGCGCCGAGTGTTTTCTGTTGGCCTACGATCAATTCACAGCGGACCGGCGCTTCGTCGAGGATTTCTGCCACAACGTAATCGATGCCGGACTCAACCGCCTGGGCTGGTACTGCATCTCGCGCCTGGATACCGTTGATGCCGATCTGCTGCGCCTGATGCGCGCGGCGGGCGCCGAATCCTTGTGCTATGGCATCGATTCGGGCTCGGCGCGCACCCTGGCGTTTATCCGCAAGCAGGTCGATGTGACCCAGCTTAGCAGCCGCGTTCGGGAAACCACGGCCGCGGGGCTGGTGCCGACCCTGAGTTTCGTTGTCGGCTTTCCCGAGGAAGAACGCGAGGACATCGATGCCACCCTGACTCTGGCTCTGCACACCGGCATCGATGGCAACAGCAACCCGCTGATGCAGATTCCCACAATGCTGCCGGGGACTGAACTTCATGCCCGCTACGGCGCGCACTTGGTGCGCGAAGTGGATTCCTACTTTGCCCAGGGTATCGAGTTCGACGACGACTGTCGTTTGGCCGAGGACGAGGCGCTGATCAACTCAGCGCCGCGGCTGTTCAGCAGCTTCTACAATCTGCCCTGCCAGGGTATGGATCTGACTGAGTTGGAGCGCATTGCCGCTGAATTTCCCCTCATCGTCAATCTCTACCCCAAGTCTTTTCGCATTCTCATAGAGGCTCTTGAAATCTCGCCGAGCCTGCTGTTTCGCCGTTTCTGCCTTTGGCTTGAGGATTGCGACGGACCATGCAGACTGACTCCCGCGGTTTGTTTTCAGTCTTTTCCAGCCTTCGCGCAAAGTCTGCTGGGCGCAGTGCCCGCGGCCTGGCAGCATGTGTTTGCCATGGTCGCCTACGAAACCCACGCCATTGAGGTTGCTCGTCCGGGATCCCCGGCGGCCGTGGGTAATGCCGATGTCAGCGGTGTCTCCGCGTGGCGGCCGTTGCTGCGCTCCGATGTGCTGCTGGCCGGTTTCGCCTTCGATCTTCCGCGGATTGTCGCCGACCTGCGCGCCGGTCGGGTGCAGCCGGATTACCCTCAGGATGACAGCGTGCTGGTGTTTCGTCACAACGAGGGGCTGCTCGAAGTCTCGGCGATCAACACCTTCGGACATGATCTGCTCACCCAGTGCGACGGCCGCACCGATTTCGCCGAGATCGCCCGGCGCCTCTATCGCCTGCATGGCGGCGCGCGCGATCCGCAGGAATTTTCCGTCCTCTGTCGGGAGTCTCTCCGGCAGCTGGAAGACATGCAGTTGCTTAGCGCGCAACTCAACCCCTGA
- a CDS encoding aconitate hydratase has translation MGKNLTRKLLETHLVSGRLTPGEEIGIKIDHTLLQDATGTMAMLEFESLGLERVEVELAAQYVDHNLLQSDFRNADDHKYLQTVCARYGIHFSRPGNGISHQVHMERFGRPGLTMIGADSHTPGAAGVSMLAIGAGGLDVALAMAGRPYFFPCPKVLGVKVTGELPDWCSAKDVILEMLRRYDVKGCVGKVVEYYGPGVANLSATDRETIGNMGTELGATSSIFPSDERTREYLEAQGRGDAWQELAADPDCHYDEHAELDLSQIEPLIACPTSPGNVKRVAEVAGIRADQVIVGSSVNSSFRDLMVTAKIVENRHCHPDTAFHVNPGSRQVLENVAREGGVMSLLMAGARIHQSGCLGCIGMGQAPGTGQVSLRTFPRNFPGRSGTKDDQVYLCSPETAAVSALKGLITDPRDMGKEMDYPQIKDPDQYLVDESSIIFPSRELAKTEVVRGPNIMKLPEFDALPDTLEATVAIRVEDNLSTDGIMPAGSKILPLRSNIAAISEFVFHQVDPDFIERIKPIENAVVIGGDNYGQGSSREHAALAPRYLGVRAKIVKSFARIHKANLCNFGILPLVFKNPEDYALCEQGKQVVFPEVKKYLEDGATEIPVEVDGKEVITLLDVSERQREHLIAGGTLNFVKQELGTGEGAAENRS, from the coding sequence ATGGGAAAAAATCTAACACGCAAGCTTCTCGAAACGCATCTGGTTTCCGGGCGCCTGACTCCCGGTGAGGAAATCGGCATAAAAATCGATCATACCCTGCTGCAGGACGCCACGGGCACCATGGCCATGCTTGAATTTGAATCCCTCGGCCTGGAGCGGGTCGAGGTTGAGCTGGCTGCTCAATATGTCGATCACAATCTACTGCAGTCCGACTTCAGGAATGCCGACGACCACAAATATCTGCAAACCGTCTGTGCCCGCTACGGCATCCATTTCAGCAGGCCCGGAAACGGTATCTCCCACCAGGTGCATATGGAGCGCTTCGGCCGACCGGGGCTGACCATGATCGGCGCCGACAGTCATACTCCGGGCGCCGCCGGGGTCAGTATGCTGGCCATCGGCGCAGGCGGCCTGGATGTCGCCCTGGCCATGGCCGGACGCCCCTATTTCTTTCCCTGTCCCAAGGTGCTCGGGGTCAAGGTCACCGGTGAGTTGCCCGATTGGTGCAGCGCCAAGGACGTGATTCTGGAGATGCTGCGTCGCTACGATGTCAAAGGCTGCGTCGGCAAGGTGGTGGAATATTACGGGCCGGGAGTGGCCAACCTGTCTGCTACCGACCGTGAAACCATCGGCAACATGGGTACCGAGCTGGGGGCGACCAGCAGCATTTTCCCGTCGGACGAGCGTACCCGGGAGTATCTCGAAGCTCAGGGGCGCGGTGATGCCTGGCAGGAACTTGCTGCCGATCCCGATTGTCATTACGACGAGCACGCCGAGCTCGACCTGTCGCAAATTGAGCCGCTGATCGCCTGTCCGACCTCGCCCGGTAATGTCAAGCGGGTCGCCGAGGTGGCCGGAATCAGGGCCGATCAGGTAATCGTCGGTTCCAGTGTCAATTCGTCTTTTCGCGACTTGATGGTCACCGCAAAAATTGTTGAAAATCGCCACTGTCATCCTGACACCGCCTTTCACGTCAACCCCGGCAGTCGCCAGGTTCTGGAGAACGTCGCCCGGGAAGGCGGCGTTATGTCGTTGCTGATGGCCGGAGCGCGCATTCACCAGAGTGGCTGTCTCGGCTGCATCGGCATGGGCCAGGCGCCGGGCACCGGCCAAGTGAGCCTGCGCACCTTTCCACGCAATTTTCCCGGTCGGTCAGGCACCAAGGACGACCAGGTTTATCTGTGCTCCCCGGAAACAGCAGCGGTATCGGCCCTTAAGGGCCTGATCACCGATCCGCGCGATATGGGTAAGGAAATGGACTATCCGCAGATTAAGGATCCGGATCAATACCTCGTGGATGAGTCCTCCATTATTTTTCCCTCGCGGGAGTTGGCCAAAACCGAGGTGGTGCGCGGTCCCAACATCATGAAACTCCCTGAGTTCGATGCCTTGCCCGATACTCTGGAAGCGACGGTGGCGATTCGCGTGGAAGACAACCTCTCCACTGACGGCATCATGCCCGCCGGCAGCAAGATTCTGCCTTTGCGCTCGAATATCGCGGCCATCAGCGAATTCGTCTTTCATCAGGTGGACCCTGATTTCATCGAGCGCATCAAGCCGATCGAAAACGCCGTGGTCATCGGCGGAGACAATTACGGGCAGGGTTCATCTCGCGAACACGCGGCCTTGGCGCCGCGCTACCTGGGGGTGCGTGCCAAGATTGTCAAGAGCTTTGCCCGGATCCACAAGGCTAACCTGTGCAATTTCGGTATCCTGCCTCTGGTCTTCAAAAATCCGGAGGATTACGCGTTGTGCGAACAGGGCAAGCAGGTGGTTTTTCCCGAGGTCAAAAAGTACCTGGAAGACGGAGCCACGGAAATTCCCGTCGAGGTGGACGGTAAAGAGGTTATCACGCTACTGGATGTCTCGGAACGCCAACGGGAGCACCTGATTGCGGGGGGAACCCTGAATTTCGTCAAGCAGGAGTTGGGGACGGGGGAGGGGGCCGCGGAAAATAGGTCGTAG
- the larE gene encoding ATP-dependent sacrificial sulfur transferase LarE codes for MSLDKKYSRLKDILDRSGSALIAFSGGVDSTFLLRVARDVLGPDQVIALTATSPTYPRHEFELSSRLAKEFGVKQIVLESNELEIEGFSQNPPDRCYHCKRELFGLCRTKAQDLGYQAIFDGSNCDDLQDHRPGRRAGEELQVRSPLIEAGLDKNDIRALSRELGLETWDKQPFACLSSRFPYGVEITPERLARVDRCETFLRECGFRTYRVRFHDDMARIELAPQELSRLLEDKLRQAVVEEFKKAGFTYVALDLQGYRSGSMNEILT; via the coding sequence ATGTCTCTCGACAAAAAGTATTCTCGACTCAAAGATATCCTCGACCGCAGCGGCAGCGCCCTGATCGCTTTCTCCGGCGGGGTCGACTCGACCTTCCTACTACGCGTGGCCCGCGATGTTCTGGGGCCCGATCAGGTCATCGCCCTGACCGCCACCTCACCGACCTACCCGCGCCATGAGTTCGAATTGAGCAGCCGTCTAGCCAAAGAATTCGGCGTGAAACAGATTGTCCTTGAAAGCAACGAACTTGAGATAGAAGGTTTTTCGCAGAACCCTCCGGATCGTTGCTATCATTGCAAGCGTGAGCTTTTCGGTCTTTGCCGGACCAAAGCACAAGATTTGGGCTACCAGGCAATTTTTGACGGCTCCAACTGCGACGATCTTCAGGATCACCGTCCGGGCCGCCGCGCCGGCGAGGAGCTTCAGGTGCGCTCACCGCTGATTGAAGCCGGCCTGGACAAAAACGACATTCGCGCCCTAAGCCGGGAATTGGGGCTGGAGACCTGGGACAAGCAGCCCTTCGCCTGCCTCTCCTCGCGCTTCCCCTATGGTGTTGAAATCACGCCGGAACGTCTGGCGCGGGTCGATCGTTGCGAAACCTTTCTGCGCGAGTGTGGATTTCGCACCTATCGGGTGCGCTTTCACGACGACATGGCGCGCATCGAACTGGCACCCCAGGAACTTTCGCGTTTACTTGAGGATAAGCTGCGGCAGGCCGTGGTCGAGGAGTTCAAAAAAGCGGGTTTTACCTATGTGGCCCTTGACCTGCAAGGCTACCGCTCGGGCAGCATGAATGAAATTCTGACCTGA
- a CDS encoding DUF1847 domain-containing protein — MSKRDEKTLECTTCSALWKKQGTTYCWSDPTAKPGMPGYCPSQSEAEVIEESFKKYTGDDEEARLAKVAAVVEGLCYQPVPGSEAVNARWTRVEDTIALAGLMGWKKIGIASCIGLLDESERLADILRAQGFEPLSVCCKAGSIDKLELGLQEENKVRPGTFEPACNPVAQAKMLDAAGAEMNIIVGLCVGHDMLFSRYSKAPVTTLVVKDRVTGHNPVAVLYGQNFYYKRLQKQKVLGETGKGPNAGQTEKNSEENKE, encoded by the coding sequence ATGAGCAAGCGCGACGAAAAAACCCTCGAATGCACCACCTGCAGCGCCTTGTGGAAAAAACAGGGCACCACCTACTGCTGGAGCGATCCGACGGCCAAGCCGGGGATGCCGGGCTATTGCCCCTCGCAGAGTGAAGCGGAGGTGATTGAGGAGTCCTTCAAAAAATACACGGGAGACGACGAAGAGGCGCGCCTGGCCAAGGTGGCGGCGGTCGTGGAAGGTCTGTGCTATCAGCCCGTGCCCGGCAGCGAAGCGGTCAACGCGCGCTGGACGCGCGTTGAAGACACCATTGCCCTGGCCGGCTTGATGGGCTGGAAAAAAATCGGCATCGCCAGCTGTATCGGCCTGCTTGATGAAAGCGAGCGCCTCGCCGACATCCTGCGCGCCCAGGGATTCGAGCCCCTCTCGGTGTGCTGCAAGGCGGGCAGCATCGACAAGCTCGAACTCGGATTGCAAGAGGAGAACAAAGTGCGCCCCGGCACTTTCGAACCCGCGTGCAACCCTGTCGCCCAGGCCAAAATGCTCGATGCCGCCGGCGCCGAAATGAATATCATCGTCGGGTTGTGCGTTGGCCACGACATGCTGTTCTCGCGCTACTCCAAAGCACCGGTCACCACCCTGGTGGTCAAGGACCGGGTCACCGGGCACAATCCGGTGGCGGTGCTCTATGGTCAGAATTTCTACTACAAACGACTACAGAAGCAGAAAGTATTGGGCGAAACGGGCAAAGGACCAAACGCAGGACAGACCGAAAAAAATTCCGAAGAGAATAAAGAATAA
- a CDS encoding dipeptidase: MADFFVVDGHVDLLYDLERRGAERRFADLSTGAVTPASLVAGSVRLLVCALYSEDRFNGADRALARLEALRAQADAQLAALPRLRPGAVLHNLCTTTATLMLLENGDALLDADLDELQAWGLKVVGLTHAGRNRLADGNGVAAPQGLSAAGRGLLRELARRAWIIDVAHLSEPALEEVLRGYPGPLISSHTGLRPFCDRRRNLSAAQAAAIIEHGGLIGLSLAPEMLNGSATADRAEVVRQIDWLVQRFSPQAVALGSDYGGFDGNCRGLESYAQWPLLAKDLQALGYPASAIAAILGQNWLDFYQRCFTATCPAL; this comes from the coding sequence ATGGCTGATTTTTTCGTGGTCGACGGCCATGTCGATCTGCTCTACGATCTGGAACGGCGCGGGGCGGAGCGGCGTTTTGCCGATCTTTCAACGGGCGCGGTCACCCCGGCATCGCTGGTGGCGGGGTCGGTGCGCCTGCTGGTCTGCGCCCTGTACAGTGAAGATCGTTTCAATGGAGCGGATCGCGCCCTGGCGCGCCTTGAGGCACTGCGCGCCCAGGCCGATGCGCAACTTGCCGCGCTGCCCCGACTGCGGCCGGGCGCCGTGTTGCACAACCTCTGCACTACGACAGCCACCCTGATGCTGCTGGAAAACGGCGATGCCCTGCTGGATGCCGATCTTGATGAATTGCAAGCCTGGGGGTTGAAGGTGGTGGGGCTGACGCACGCCGGACGCAACCGCCTGGCCGACGGCAACGGGGTTGCCGCGCCGCAAGGATTGAGTGCGGCCGGGCGGGGATTGTTGCGCGAACTGGCGCGGCGCGCCTGGATCATTGATGTGGCGCATCTCTCGGAACCGGCCCTGGAAGAGGTGCTGCGCGGATATCCGGGCCCGCTCATCAGTTCCCACACCGGCCTGCGTCCTTTCTGCGACCGACGGCGCAATCTCAGCGCGGCTCAAGCCGCAGCCATCATTGAGCACGGCGGGCTTATTGGATTAAGCCTGGCTCCGGAAATGCTCAACGGCAGTGCAACGGCTGATCGCGCGGAGGTGGTGCGCCAAATTGACTGGCTGGTGCAGCGTTTCAGCCCCCAAGCCGTCGCCCTGGGCTCGGATTACGGGGGTTTCGACGGTAACTGCCGGGGGCTCGAAAGCTATGCTCAGTGGCCCCTGCTCGCCAAGGATCTCCAGGCATTGGGCTATCCAGCATCCGCCATCGCCGCGATCCTCGGACAAAACTGGCTCGACTTCTACCAGCGCTGCTTTACCGCGACTTGTCCAGCGCTCTGA
- a CDS encoding class I SAM-dependent methyltransferase: MEQSLTQCLICPACLPQELSLRLEVHESAGGEVDRGGLHCRECGRVYPVAEGIAVLLPGGAESPTEEDRYCRPQLASAYLWSHFADLWDDPDVSAAYLGWADLFDGAAGPALDAGCAVGRLTLELAAAGDFALGIDRSLPFIRLARALARRGTLEFDLTEEGLLGEKHCIRLPERLRGVRAEFLVADALALPFPKSFFARTASLNLLDKVADPRRHLAELDRVCTRDSGVLLISDPYSWSRECAAPERWLGGTSEGPWAGRGRDNLRGILTRDCTPPWRVGGEGTMPWVIRNHARHFELIRSHYLLAER, from the coding sequence ATGGAGCAAAGTCTGACCCAGTGTCTCATCTGTCCCGCCTGCCTGCCGCAGGAGCTGTCTTTGCGCCTGGAGGTTCACGAGAGTGCCGGGGGCGAGGTGGACAGGGGGGGATTGCATTGTCGCGAGTGCGGGCGGGTTTATCCTGTGGCCGAGGGGATTGCGGTGCTGCTGCCCGGCGGTGCGGAAAGCCCGACAGAAGAAGATCGCTACTGTCGTCCGCAGCTGGCTTCCGCCTATTTGTGGAGTCATTTTGCCGATCTGTGGGATGACCCCGATGTAAGCGCCGCCTATCTGGGCTGGGCCGACCTGTTTGACGGTGCGGCGGGTCCGGCGCTGGATGCCGGGTGCGCGGTTGGGAGACTAACCCTGGAACTGGCGGCAGCCGGGGATTTTGCTCTGGGGATCGATCGCTCGCTGCCGTTTATCCGCCTGGCGCGCGCGTTGGCTCGCCGCGGAACCCTGGAGTTTGATTTGACGGAGGAGGGTCTGCTCGGCGAAAAACACTGTATTCGTCTGCCTGAACGTCTGCGTGGCGTGCGCGCGGAATTTCTGGTCGCCGATGCCCTGGCATTGCCGTTTCCGAAGAGTTTCTTTGCGCGCACGGCATCCCTCAACCTGCTCGACAAGGTTGCCGACCCGCGTCGGCATCTCGCGGAACTCGACCGGGTCTGCACCAGGGACAGCGGTGTTCTTCTGATCTCCGATCCCTATTCCTGGTCCCGGGAGTGCGCGGCCCCCGAGCGCTGGCTTGGCGGCACGAGCGAGGGGCCCTGGGCCGGACGCGGCAGGGACAACCTGCGCGGCATTCTCACCCGCGACTGCACCCCGCCCTGGCGGGTCGGCGGGGAAGGCACGATGCCCTGGGTGATCCGCAACCACGCCCGACACTTTGAACTGATTCGCAGCCACTATCTGCTGGCGGAGCGCTGA
- a CDS encoding RrF2 family transcriptional regulator — MKLSTKSRYGVRALFDMAYHAGTLPVQIKDISRRQQISPRYLEQIFQDLKKAGLLKSRRGPQGGYFLSRKPEEITAKEIILAAEGDLSLVNCIREGQKDCQAGCEFDNVCVTQQLWQEATRLLHEYFGSVTLKDLCDRGKELGLEKELDHRFMYFI; from the coding sequence ATGAAACTTTCAACGAAAAGCCGCTATGGGGTGCGGGCACTCTTTGACATGGCCTATCATGCGGGAACCCTTCCGGTGCAGATCAAAGACATCTCCCGCCGTCAGCAGATTTCCCCCCGCTACCTTGAACAGATCTTTCAGGACCTTAAAAAAGCGGGTCTGCTCAAAAGCCGCCGCGGGCCCCAAGGGGGATATTTCCTTTCCCGCAAGCCCGAGGAGATCACGGCCAAAGAGATCATTCTCGCCGCCGAAGGCGATTTATCTCTGGTGAATTGCATCAGGGAAGGCCAAAAGGATTGCCAGGCAGGTTGCGAATTCGACAATGTTTGCGTTACTCAGCAACTGTGGCAAGAAGCGACGCGGCTTTTGCACGAGTATTTCGGCTCGGTGACGCTGAAGGATCTTTGCGACCGGGGCAAGGAACTGGGCCTTGAAAAGGAACTTGACCACCGCTTCATGTATTTCATTTGA
- a CDS encoding thermonuclease family protein has protein sequence MHSPRRLFPARLIIAILALLFGLALNACAGETQGRVSWIYDGDTIEVEGLGRVRLLGIDTPEGHDSERDLFYQRRFGIPPAHLRKIADEARRFNIRQVKGRVVTLRFEGERRDTYGRLRAYVTLPDGRNLNRLLVEEGLAAVYRRIDFSLKEDFLQSEEQARRRGNGLWSK, from the coding sequence ATGCATTCCCCAAGACGGCTTTTCCCGGCGCGCCTCATCATCGCAATATTGGCTCTGCTCTTCGGACTGGCCCTGAATGCCTGTGCCGGTGAGACCCAAGGCCGCGTCAGCTGGATCTACGACGGTGACACCATCGAGGTCGAAGGTTTGGGGCGCGTGCGCCTGCTCGGCATCGACACGCCGGAGGGGCATGACTCGGAGCGTGATCTGTTCTATCAACGCCGCTTCGGCATTCCGCCCGCACACTTGCGAAAAATCGCCGATGAGGCGCGACGTTTCAACATCCGCCAGGTCAAGGGCCGGGTCGTCACCCTGCGCTTCGAGGGTGAACGCCGCGATACCTACGGTCGCCTGAGGGCTTACGTCACCCTGCCCGACGGCCGCAACCTCAACCGTCTGCTCGTCGAGGAGGGCCTCGCCGCCGTCTATCGCCGCATCGACTTCAGCCTCAAAGAAGACTTTCTCCAGTCCGAAGAGCAGGCACGACGCCGCGGCAACGGTTTATGGTCCAAATAG
- the cysK gene encoding cysteine synthase A — MPTLISENPLGQIGNTPLVRLNRLPDAKSAGLWGKLEAANPGGSVKDRIALAMVEKAEQDGCIKPGDTIVEPTSGNTGIGLSLVCAVKGYKLVLTMPDTMSLERRRLLGAYGAELILTPGAQGMRGAIEKAEEIQAERKAFMPQQFRNPANPQIHEKTTGPEILKALEGKVDAFVAGVGTGGTITGVGHVLRAHNPQALIVAVEPADSPVLSGGDPGPHRIQGIGAGFIPDVLDTSVFSEVITVSNNEAIDTTVRLAREEGIFVGISAGANVFAALKVAKRLGPGKNVVTVLCDTGERYLSTAIFD, encoded by the coding sequence ATGCCGACGCTGATCAGCGAAAACCCCTTGGGCCAGATTGGGAACACTCCCCTGGTCCGCCTTAATCGCCTGCCCGACGCCAAATCCGCCGGCCTTTGGGGAAAACTCGAGGCCGCCAACCCCGGCGGCAGCGTAAAAGATCGCATCGCCCTGGCCATGGTCGAAAAGGCCGAACAGGACGGCTGCATCAAACCGGGCGACACCATCGTCGAACCGACCAGCGGCAACACGGGTATCGGCCTATCTCTGGTATGTGCCGTCAAAGGCTACAAGCTGGTTCTGACCATGCCGGACACCATGAGCCTCGAGCGACGGCGACTGCTCGGCGCCTACGGGGCGGAGTTGATCCTCACTCCGGGAGCCCAAGGGATGCGCGGCGCCATCGAAAAAGCCGAAGAAATCCAGGCCGAGCGCAAGGCCTTCATGCCCCAACAGTTTCGCAATCCAGCCAATCCGCAGATCCATGAAAAAACAACCGGGCCGGAAATCCTTAAAGCCCTGGAAGGCAAAGTCGACGCCTTCGTCGCGGGGGTAGGTACCGGCGGCACCATCACCGGCGTGGGGCATGTACTGCGTGCCCACAATCCTCAGGCCCTCATCGTCGCGGTGGAACCCGCCGACTCGCCGGTACTTTCCGGAGGCGACCCAGGACCGCATCGCATCCAGGGCATAGGTGCCGGCTTTATTCCCGACGTTCTCGATACCAGCGTGTTCAGCGAGGTCATCACCGTCAGCAACAATGAAGCCATCGACACCACCGTGCGCCTGGCACGCGAAGAAGGTATTTTCGTTGGCATCTCTGCCGGCGCCAATGTCTTTGCCGCTCTCAAGGTTGCCAAACGCCTGGGCCCCGGGAAAAACGTGGTGACGGTACTCTGCGATACGGGCGAACGCTACCTGTCCACCGCCATTTTCGATTGA
- a CDS encoding diguanylate cyclase, whose translation MEQELLQLFRNQGHDDEELIKGIAHLASRHGAQTYRRALEILAGKDFPPEQAQAHWEGILAHRRHLFPSLVSGRLRTALIDYLQTEVGELRDPRILEATQLDEVRQASITDGLTSLYRQCYFKGRLEQLFSREKSPSKDRFAVAMFDLDHFKQYNDQCGHLAGDAALRAVAETLRHNIRDYDVAARYGGEEFALLLFRVDPQQAFTVCERIRSSIEKNDFSKDRQDNDVRLTISGGLAFFPEDGNSAGELLETADRRLYQAKEFRNRLVPENQDRRQALRRAVRSIVELCPEGDGQSIPGMTADLSNSGLSLDCAVSFEPGATVQIRFRKPFWSQEQETLATVRRISRDKGSGIIHLGLEFEESKSHFSGLLGNEQTPWSLKGASLSPNG comes from the coding sequence ATGGAGCAAGAATTGTTGCAGCTATTTCGCAACCAAGGGCACGACGACGAGGAACTGATAAAAGGCATCGCTCATCTGGCATCGCGCCATGGTGCCCAGACTTACCGCCGCGCCCTGGAGATTCTTGCCGGCAAGGATTTTCCTCCTGAACAAGCACAGGCGCACTGGGAGGGGATTCTCGCCCACCGCCGCCACCTGTTTCCGTCACTGGTGAGTGGCCGACTGCGGACGGCACTGATCGACTACCTCCAAACGGAGGTGGGCGAATTGCGCGACCCCCGCATTCTTGAGGCCACTCAACTCGATGAGGTTCGCCAGGCCTCCATTACCGACGGCCTGACCTCTCTCTACCGCCAATGCTATTTCAAAGGGCGGCTCGAACAACTTTTCTCCAGGGAAAAAAGCCCTTCCAAGGACCGCTTTGCGGTCGCCATGTTCGACCTCGACCACTTCAAACAATACAACGATCAATGCGGACATCTTGCCGGTGACGCAGCCCTGCGCGCGGTCGCGGAAACCCTACGCCACAATATTCGCGACTACGACGTGGCGGCTCGCTACGGGGGTGAAGAGTTTGCCTTGCTGCTCTTTCGCGTCGATCCGCAACAGGCCTTCACCGTGTGTGAGCGCATTCGCTCGTCCATCGAAAAAAATGATTTCAGCAAAGACAGGCAGGACAACGATGTGCGCCTGACCATCAGCGGCGGACTGGCTTTTTTTCCCGAAGACGGCAACAGCGCCGGCGAACTTCTTGAGACTGCGGATCGGCGCCTTTACCAGGCCAAGGAATTTCGCAATAGGCTGGTGCCTGAGAATCAGGACCGGCGCCAGGCGTTGCGCCGTGCGGTTCGCTCCATTGTGGAACTTTGCCCCGAGGGCGACGGACAGTCCATTCCGGGCATGACCGCCGACCTGAGCAACAGCGGCCTCTCCCTCGATTGCGCCGTCTCCTTCGAACCCGGCGCCACCGTGCAGATACGTTTCCGCAAGCCGTTCTGGAGCCAGGAGCAGGAAACCCTTGCCACGGTGCGACGCATCAGCCGCGACAAGGGGAGCGGCATCATCCACCTGGGCCTTGAATTCGAAGAGAGCAAGAGCCATTTTTCTGGCTTGCTCGGCAATGAACAGACGCCCTGGAGCCTCAAGGGTGCATCCCTATCCCCGAACGGCTGA